One window of the Leptospira koniambonensis genome contains the following:
- the loa22 gene encoding OmpA family outer membrane lipoprotein Loa22: MVKKILNILLIGATVFSLALCSSADNKDQAAPEPGEQNSAASRNVNVDSPADAFNNQIKDFRYPDGITRPGFSYKKADVSAGDFSEWAKVNIAVLKDGISKLPDSWAIEITGHTDQVGPEEAEGDKKGNVFYGEIRAKAVKQSLVKQGIPANRLVTKSAGSSSPVSGLDAKDPKNRRVTFKFVQQQ, encoded by the coding sequence ATGGTAAAAAAAATTCTCAATATCCTGCTCATCGGTGCAACGGTTTTTTCCTTAGCTCTTTGCTCTTCTGCAGACAACAAAGACCAAGCGGCTCCTGAGCCTGGAGAACAAAATTCCGCAGCTTCTCGTAACGTCAACGTAGACTCTCCTGCAGACGCTTTCAATAATCAAATTAAAGACTTCCGCTATCCAGACGGGATCACTCGTCCAGGATTCAGCTACAAAAAAGCTGATGTTAGTGCTGGAGATTTCAGCGAGTGGGCAAAAGTTAATATTGCTGTTCTTAAAGATGGAATTTCTAAACTTCCTGATTCTTGGGCAATCGAGATCACTGGTCACACTGATCAAGTAGGACCTGAAGAAGCAGAAGGTGACAAAAAAGGAAACGTTTTCTACGGAGAAATTCGTGCGAAAGCTGTTAAACAATCCTTAGTTAAACAAGGAATTCCTGCGAATCGTCTTGTAACTAAGAGTGCAGGTTCTTCTTCTCCAGTTTCCGGATTGGATGCAAAAGATCCTAAAAACCGCAGAGTAACCTTCAAATTTGTTCAACAACAATAA
- the fumC gene encoding class II fumarate hydratase — MKTRIETDSMGEIQVDDSKYWGAQTERSLHHFHIGNDRFPREMIRALGVLKKSAAIVNGQLGLLTDEKKNLIVQAADEVISGKLDEHFPLSVWQTGSGTQTNMNSNEVISNRAIEIAGGVKGSKKPVHPNDDVNKAQSSNDTFPTAMHIAAAEQLVNKLLPALEQLKNTLKKKSDEFKDIIKIGRTHLQDATPLTLGQEFSGYVKQLEYNIERVKSVLPSVYRLALGGTAVGTGLNTHPEFAVKAAAQIAKETGLPFTSAENKFEALAAHDSLVETHGVLKTIAASFMKIANDVRWLSSGPRCGIGEISIPENEPGSSIMPGKVNPTQSEQMTMVASQVIANDVAVNIGGASGNFELNVFKPLIIHNVLNSIRLLADSAVSFEEHCARGIEPNKDNIKEHLKNSLMLVTALNPHIGYDNAAKIAKNAHKKGTSLKESGIELGLLTSEQFDQWVLPEKMISPSVD, encoded by the coding sequence ATGAAAACTAGAATCGAAACCGACTCCATGGGAGAAATCCAGGTAGATGATTCCAAATATTGGGGTGCTCAAACCGAAAGATCTCTTCATCACTTTCATATAGGGAACGATCGTTTCCCAAGGGAAATGATCCGTGCTCTTGGAGTTCTTAAAAAGTCAGCAGCAATCGTAAATGGTCAGCTTGGTCTTTTGACTGATGAGAAAAAAAATCTGATCGTTCAAGCCGCAGACGAAGTGATCTCCGGAAAATTGGATGAACATTTTCCTCTAAGCGTTTGGCAGACAGGTTCCGGAACACAAACGAATATGAATTCCAACGAAGTGATTTCTAATCGTGCGATTGAAATTGCTGGTGGAGTAAAAGGTTCTAAAAAGCCGGTCCATCCAAATGACGATGTAAATAAGGCTCAATCCTCTAATGATACTTTCCCAACGGCTATGCATATCGCTGCTGCGGAACAATTAGTGAATAAACTTTTACCTGCATTAGAACAATTGAAGAATACTTTAAAGAAAAAGTCTGACGAGTTTAAAGATATTATCAAGATCGGAAGAACTCACTTACAAGACGCGACTCCTTTAACTCTTGGCCAAGAATTCTCCGGTTATGTAAAACAATTAGAGTATAATATCGAAAGAGTAAAATCTGTTCTTCCTTCTGTGTATAGATTGGCTCTTGGTGGAACTGCAGTAGGAACTGGATTGAACACTCATCCTGAATTTGCTGTAAAAGCCGCGGCTCAAATCGCTAAAGAAACAGGACTTCCTTTTACTTCTGCAGAGAACAAATTTGAGGCTTTGGCTGCTCATGATTCTTTGGTGGAAACTCATGGAGTTCTAAAAACAATCGCTGCTTCCTTTATGAAGATCGCAAACGATGTGAGATGGTTATCTTCCGGTCCTAGATGTGGAATTGGTGAGATCTCTATTCCAGAGAATGAGCCGGGATCTTCTATCATGCCTGGAAAAGTAAACCCTACTCAGTCAGAACAAATGACCATGGTTGCTTCTCAAGTGATCGCAAATGATGTGGCTGTGAATATCGGCGGTGCTTCTGGAAACTTCGAGTTAAACGTTTTCAAACCTCTGATCATTCATAATGTTCTGAACTCTATTCGCCTATTGGCAGATTCTGCTGTTTCTTTTGAAGAACATTGTGCAAGAGGAATTGAACCTAATAAGGACAATATCAAAGAACATTTGAAGAATAGTTTGATGCTTGTTACTGCGTTAAATCCGCATATCGGTTATGATAATGCTGCTAAGATCGCTAAGAATGCTCACAAGAAAGGAACTAGTCTGAAAGAATCTGGAATTGAACTTGGCTTATTGACTTCTGAACAATTTGACCAATGGGTTCTTCCAGAAAAAATGATCTCTCCAAGTGTGGATTGA
- a CDS encoding malic enzyme-like NAD(P)-binding protein codes for MREKSLEYHSLHPKGKIQVVPTKPTRDSFDLSLAYSPGVAYPCLEIKENPDLVYEYTNKGNLVGIITNGTAILGLGDIGPAAGKPVMEGKAVLFKKFAGIDVFDIEVDAKDPDDFIKAVKMLEPTFGGINLEDIKAPESFYIEEELIKGMNIPVFHDDQHGTAIITVAGLLNAFEINKKRPSDVKMVVCGAGAAGIAIAELVQHIGIRKEHIFLVDTKGVIHTERTDLNSTKQKYVQKTNARTLADVMQDADIFVGVSVADMVTEDMVKSMAPNPVIFALANPDPEIPYAIAKKVRPDIIMGTGRSDMPNQVNNVLGFPFIFRGALDVRAKHITLEMKLAAARSLAELARMEVPDAVSLAYGGEKFVFGPDYLIPKPFDQRVLYHVAPAVAEAAVQSGTARRPYPGRENYVSFLEGLMRS; via the coding sequence ATGAGAGAAAAATCCCTCGAATATCATTCCCTTCATCCAAAGGGTAAAATACAAGTTGTTCCGACAAAGCCGACTAGAGATTCATTCGACTTATCATTAGCATACTCACCGGGAGTTGCTTATCCTTGTCTGGAAATTAAAGAGAATCCGGATCTGGTGTATGAATACACCAACAAAGGGAATCTGGTAGGAATTATCACAAATGGAACCGCAATCTTAGGTTTGGGAGATATCGGACCAGCCGCAGGAAAACCTGTGATGGAAGGTAAAGCGGTACTTTTCAAAAAATTTGCTGGGATAGACGTCTTTGACATAGAAGTAGATGCCAAAGATCCGGATGATTTTATTAAAGCAGTCAAAATGCTTGAGCCTACTTTCGGTGGGATCAACCTAGAAGACATCAAGGCCCCTGAAAGTTTTTATATAGAAGAAGAACTCATTAAAGGGATGAATATCCCGGTCTTCCATGATGACCAACACGGGACAGCGATCATCACTGTTGCAGGGTTGCTGAATGCATTCGAGATCAATAAAAAACGTCCTAGCGATGTAAAGATGGTGGTCTGTGGGGCGGGAGCCGCAGGGATCGCAATTGCAGAATTAGTCCAACATATTGGTATCAGAAAAGAACATATCTTCTTAGTAGATACAAAAGGTGTGATCCACACTGAAAGAACCGATCTAAATTCTACCAAACAAAAATATGTCCAAAAGACAAACGCACGTACTCTTGCAGATGTCATGCAAGATGCGGATATTTTTGTGGGAGTTTCGGTAGCAGATATGGTAACCGAAGACATGGTAAAATCCATGGCTCCAAATCCAGTTATCTTTGCTCTTGCAAATCCAGATCCTGAAATTCCTTACGCTATCGCTAAAAAGGTTCGCCCTGATATTATCATGGGAACTGGAAGAAGTGATATGCCGAACCAGGTGAATAACGTATTAGGTTTCCCATTTATTTTCAGGGGAGCTTTGGACGTAAGAGCTAAACATATTACTCTGGAAATGAAATTAGCAGCAGCACGTTCCTTAGCAGAACTTGCTAGGATGGAAGTTCCAGATGCGGTTAGTCTTGCTTATGGCGGAGAAAAATTCGTTTTTGGCCCTGATTATCTGATCCCAAAACCTTTTGACCAAAGGGTATTATACCATGTGGCTCCTGCAGTTGCAGAAGCGGCGGTCCAAAGTGGGACGGCGAGAAGGCCTTATCCTGGACGGGAAAATTACGTTTCTTTCTTAGAAGGTTTGATGAGGTCTTAA